From Deinococcus aestuarii, the proteins below share one genomic window:
- a CDS encoding RidA family protein, whose amino-acid sequence MTQRDAVFPAGRQALYQLNRYSAAIRSGDLLFVSGQVGSREDGSPEPVFEQQVQLAFDNLAAVLEAAGCTFDDVVDVTTFHTDPATQFETVAAVRLQAIGEPPYPNWTAVGVNWLAGFDFEIKVIARLPQSVSP is encoded by the coding sequence ATGACTCAGCGTGACGCGGTGTTCCCTGCTGGTCGGCAGGCCCTCTACCAACTCAACCGCTATTCGGCGGCCATCCGCTCAGGGGACTTGCTGTTCGTCTCGGGTCAGGTCGGCAGCCGTGAGGACGGCTCGCCCGAGCCGGTCTTCGAACAGCAGGTTCAATTGGCGTTCGACAATCTTGCGGCAGTGCTCGAGGCTGCCGGTTGCACCTTCGACGATGTTGTGGATGTGACCACGTTCCATACCGATCCAGCCACGCAATTTGAGACGGTTGCCGCCGTCCGCTTGCAGGCCATCGGTGAGCCGCCCTACCCGAACTGGACAGCGGTGGGCGTCAACTGGCTGGCAGGCTTTGATTTCGAAATCAAGGTCATCGCGCGCCTGCCTCAGTCCGTCTCCCCTTGA